A portion of the Lolium rigidum isolate FL_2022 chromosome 1, APGP_CSIRO_Lrig_0.1, whole genome shotgun sequence genome contains these proteins:
- the LOC124686122 gene encoding bifunctional dethiobiotin synthetase/7,8-diamino-pelargonic acid aminotransferase, mitochondrial: MLRRLLLCHARRRHYSSSFSFALPLSSPTFAVFGANTGVGKTLVSAGLAASLLRSAGASPSTVLYLKPLQTGFPADSDAGFLFRRVPSLLRPSHAARLIASLDTLSVSPSVETPPRSPQEAAFSYDGQGEVVRKQLVCRTLYAWREAVSPHLAAEREGMAVEDAHVRSRLAACLVDGQNLGNGDGEMWKLVETAGGVASPGPSGTLQCDLYRPFRLPTILVGDGRLGGISSTLSAYETLLLRGYDVSAVILEDRCLSNDKFLLSYLRNRVPVLVLPPIPEDPSDDLTDWFSESSSVFGLLKDTLQSFHFTRIQRLNSMQRKSKDLLWWPFTQHNLVPVDSVTVIDSRCGESFSAYKVKDNKMMMTPQFDACASWWTQGPDSNLQIELARDMGYAAARYGHVMFPENAHEPALRCAELLLGGVGKDWASRVYYSDNGSTAIEIALKMAFRKFSLDHGILVGSDMNITNDRNIELKVLALEGSYHGDTLGAMEAQAPSAYTSFLQQPWYSGRGLFLNPPTVFIRNKTCTLSLPQWMQHSHLSPGDKCFPSLAEVFCKTRDSSSAADLYSTYISQQLSEYSLSSNREHIAALIIEPVIQGAGGMHMIDPLFQRVLVQECRNRKIPVIFDEVFTGFWRLGVESASELLGCLPDIACYAKLMTGGIVPLAATVATEAVFESFRSDSKLTALLHGHSYTAHAMGCSAAVKAIQWFRDPSTNSNLDFDQMKLNELWDGTLVNQLSSLPNVRRVVSLGTLCAIELKAEGSDAGYASLYARSLIQQLREDDIYVRPLGNVIYLMCGPCTARDICTEQLSKVYGRISSFNPVH; the protein is encoded by the exons atgctccgccgcctcctcctctgccatgCTCGTCGGCGACACTACTCCTCCTCATTTTCCTTTGCCTTGCCCCTCTCCTCGCCGACCTTCGCCGTCTTCGGCGCCAACACCGGTGTCGGCAAGACCCTCGTTTCCGCGGGTctcgccgcctccctcctccgttCCGCCGGAGCCTCCCCCTCCACCGTTCTTTACCTCAAACCACTCCAGACCGGCTTCCCCGCCGATTCAGACGCTGGATTCCTCTTTCGCAGGGTCCCCTCGCTCCTCCGCCCCTCGCACGCTGCGCGCCTAATCGCCTCCCTCGACACCCTATCCGTTTCCCCCTCCGTGGAAACCCCACCCCGTTCGCCACAGGAGGCGGCCTTCTCCTACGACGGGCAGGGGGAGGTGGTGAGGAAGCAGCTCGTCTGCAGGACGCTGTACGCGTGGCGGGAGGCGGTGTCACCGCACCTGGCGGCGGAGAGGGAGGGGATGGCGGTAGAGGACGCGCATGTGAGGTCGCGCCTGGCGGCGTGCCTCGTCGACGGGCAAAATTTGGGGAATGGGGACGGGGAGATGTGGAAATTGGTCGAGACCGCCGGCGGCGTGGCAAGCCCGGGCCCGTCTGGTACCCTGCAGTGTGATCTCTACCG GCCCTTTAGGTTACCTACTATTCTTGTTGGAGATGGCCGTCTTGGCGGCATTTCATCCACTTTATCTGCATATGAAACTCTGTTGCTCAGGGGGTATGATGTCAGTGCTGTAATTTTGGAAGACCGTTGTTTGTCAAACGACAAGTTCTTGCTTTCTTACTTGAGAAATAG GGTACCTGTGCTTGTTTTGCCACCTATTCCAGAAGATCCATCAGATGACCTAACCGATTGGTTTTCTGAATCATCTTCAGTGTTTGGTTTGCTTAAAGATACCCTGCAATCTTTCCATTTCACGAGAATTCAAAGGTTAAATAGTATGCAAAGAAAGTCAAAGGATTTATTGTGGTGGCCCTTCACTCAGCACAATCTTGTCCCTGTAGATTCTGTTACAGTAATTGATTCCCGTTGTGGTGAGAGTTTCTCGGCATACAAG GTGAAAGACAACAAGATGATGATGACCCCTCAGTTTGATGCATGTGCAAGTTGGTGGACTCAAGGACCTGATTCTAACTTGCAG ATTGAACTTGCAAGAGATATGGGTTACGCCGCTGCTAGGTATGGCCATGTGATGTTTCCAGAGAATGCTCATGAGCCTGCTCTCCGTTGTGCTGAACTTTTGCTTGGAGGAGTTGGTAAAG ATTGGGCTTCCAGAGTTTATTATTCAGACAATGGATCCACTGCAATTGAAATAGCTCTGAAGATGGCATTTCGTAAATTCTCACTTGATCATGGAATTCTAGTGGGCAGTGACATGAATATCACCAATGACAGAAATATTGAGTTAAAG GTACTTGCTCTAGAAGGTTCATATCACGGTGATACTCTGGGTGCTATGGAAGCTCAAGCCCCATCAGCATATACATCGTTCCTTCAGCAGCCATG GTATTCTGGACGTGGACTTTTTCTGAATCCTCCAACAGTGTTCATTAGAAACAAAACCTGCACACTTTCTTTGCCCCAGTGGATGCAGCATAGCCATCTTAGCCCTGGCGATAAAT GTTTTCCTTCATTAGCTGAAGTCTTTTGCAAGACTAGGGACTCATCGTCTGCAGCTGATTTATATTCTACTTATATATCACAACAACTATCAGAATATTCCCTGTCAAGTAACAGAGAGCATATTGCAGCACTTATTATAGAACCAG TAATACAAGGTGCTGGGGGCATGCACATGATAGATCCACTCTTCCAGCGAGTACTTGTCCAGGAGTGTAGAAATCGAAAAATACCTGTCATATTTGATGAGGTATTCACAGGGTTCTggcgtcttggtgtggag TCTGCTTCAGAGTTGCTCGGTTGCTTACCAGATATTGCATGCTATGCTAAATTAATGACTGGTGGGATAGTACCATTAGCTGCAACGGTAGCAACAGAAGCAGTTTTTGAGTCCTTCAGAAGTGACTCTAAG CTCACAGCGCTTTTACATGGTCATTCCTACACGGCTCATGCCATGGGCTGTTCTGCGGCAGTAAAAGCAATCCAATGGTTTAGAGATCCATCCACAAATTCGAATCTTGATTTTGATCAAATGAAGCTCAATGAG CTGTGGgatggcacacttgtgaaccagTTATCATCACTACCAAATGTAAGAAGGGTAGTATCTTTGGGAACTCTGTGTGCAATTGAGCTGAAGGCTGAGGGGTCTGATGCCGG GTACGCATCATTGTATGCGAGATCCCTGATCCAGCAACTTCGTGAGGATGATATCTATGTAAGGCCCCTGGGTAATGTGATATACCTTATGTGTGGTCCTTGCACAGCTAGAGATATCTGcactgaacaactctccaaagtgTACGGTAGAATCAGCAGCTTCAATCCAGTCCATTGA